Below is a window of Spirochaetota bacterium DNA.
TAACAATGTTATTAATATAGCAAAAAAAGATGAGCAGTCCAAAGACAAGAAAGTCAATGCTTTATGGGGATTAACACGGGCGTTGATACATAATATGGTTGTTGGCGTATCAAGTGGATTTGAAAAAAATTTGGAGATAGTTGGTGTTGGATACAGAGCAACCCAGAAAAGCAACGATGTTGAGTTCCAGTTGGGTTATTCGCACAGCATACTGTTTTCACCACCTGCTGGTATAAAGGTTGAAGTCGTTGAGCCAACAAAATTAAAAGTAAAAGGTATTGACAAACAGTTAGTTGGCCAGGTGGCAGCAAATATTCGCAAATTACGCCCACCAGAACCATATAAAGGCAAGGGTATCCGCTATAAGGATGAGCAGATTAGAAGAAAAGCTGGCAAGACCGGCAAGTAAGATTATTTGGGTGTAAAGGATAGTAATTATGAATAGATTGAAATTGAAAAAAGTAAGATACTTGCGCAGGCGCATGCGCGTAAAATCTAAAATAAGAGCCAATACCCAGCGGCCGCGTATGTGTATTTCGCGAAGCAATAAAAATTTCTATGTGCAGATTATCGATGACAGCAAGGGTCATACACTGGTGAGTGCTTCAACTTTGGAAAAAGATTTCCCAATAACCAAGAACCGAAGTAATAAGGCAGCAGCCAAAGAATTAGGCAAAATCATTGCCCAGAGAGCTGTGGCTAAAAATATAAAGCAGGTGGTCTTTGACAGAAACGGTTACCTTTATCATGGGAAGATAAAGGAATTTGCTGATGCTGCCCGCGAAAATGGATTAGAATTTTAGGGGAGATGGTAATGAAGATTTTGAAAAAACGTGTAAAGCCTGAAGGACTGGAGTTATCCGAAAAGATAATTATCATCAACCGTGTTGCAAAGGTTGTAAAAGGTGGTAGAAGGTTTTCTTTCAATGCCATGTCTGTTGTTGGTGATAATAAAGGGCATGTTGGTATAGGATTTGGGAAAGCCAATGAAGTGCCTGATGCTATTAGGAAAAGCGTTGAGGATGCCAAAAAGAATTTATATAAAATAAATGTTAATAAAAACACTATACCGCATGAGGTTATAGGAAGATTTAAATCAACGCGTGTTATCCTGAAGCCTGCTGCACCAGGTACAGGACTTATTGCCGGTGATTCAGTTAGAGCAGTTGTGGAAAAGGCAGGAATAGTGGATATATTATCAAAGACTTTAGGATCACGAAACCCGGTTAATGTTACCAAAGCAACGATAAATGGCTTGTTGCAGTTGCGAAGCCTGAAAGAAGCGGCCGATTTACGTGAAGTTCCGTTACCAAAGTTATGGCAACCATAAGAGGTGTATATGGCTAAGAAATTACGTGTAAAACAGATACGAAGTTATATAAGTGCAAAACCAAAGCAGAAAGCAACGCTGAGGGCTTTGGGATTGCGGAAAATAAATGCAGAAAGAGTACATGATGATACTCCTGTAATCAGAGGGATGCTTCAGGTTGTCAAACATATGGTTGAAGTTTCAGAGATTAAAGAATAAAAGTAGTAGGTGTGAATGGTATGCAATATACATTGAAAAAACCTGAATATATAAAAAAGAAAAAACGCATTGGTTGTGGCCCCGGAAGTGGCCATGGAAAAACAAGCTGCAAGGGACATAAAGGGCAAAAAGCCAGGTCGGGCGCTCATTTTAAGCCGGGTTTTGAAGGCGGACAGATGCCCTTACAAAGAAGGGTCCCCAAACGTGGATTTAACAATGCACAATTTAAGGAAGAAGTGCAAATTATTAATATTAATGATATAGTACGATTAGGGATTCAGGAAGTTACTCCTGAAGTATTGTATCAGAAAGGTTTGATTATATCACAGTTGTTACCGGTAAAACTGCTTGGAAATGGGGATATTACTTCGGCAGTTAAAGTAACTGTTGATGCAGTTTCAACTTCTGCAAAAGAGAAAATTGAAAAGGCCGGTGGAAGTGTTGCGCTTAGATCATAATTATAAAAAGAGGTCATAAAGAAATAATGCCAAATGTAATTGCAAATATATTTAAAATTCCAGAACTGCGGAAAAGGGTGTTATTTACCCTTTTTATTTTGGTAGTATACCGTATTGGGGCACATATACCAATACCAGGGGTGAACATTGAGGCATTAAGTTCATATTTTGAGATGGCTGCAAAAAGCCATGGTGGGGGATTTGTTGATTTTTTTGACCTTTTTGCAGGTGGTGCGCTAAAACGCTTTACCATATTTGCCTTAGGGATTATGCCCTATATTTCGGCATCTATTATAATGCAGCTATTAACAGTGGTTATTCCAGCTATAGAAAAGTTATCCAAGGAAGGACCTGAAGGATATAAGAAGATAAACCAGTATACCCGTTATGGGACCGTACTTTTGTGTGCACTGCAGGGCTTTGGCCTCACCATGTGGATGAAATCCATGACATCCCCCAAAGGTACAGTTGTGCCTCAGGATGCAGGCATTGGCTTCATTATAGTTGCAGTACTTGCCATTACTACCGGGACCATGATACTTATGTGGCTTGGCGAAATGATAACAGAACGGGGTATTGGTAATGGGATATCGCTCATTATTTATGCTGGAATTGTTGTTCGTGCTCCTTCAGCGTTCCTTGATACCATGAATAGAATAATCAGCAGAAGTGATCCCATCATTGCGCTTATACTGATTGCGTTATTTATAGGGGTAGTGGCCGCATCAATACTATTAACGCTGGGTGTACGAAAGATTCCTGTACAATATGGCAAACGTGTTGTTGGAAGGCGTATGGTACAGATGGCATCACAGGCTATCCCACTGCGGGTTAATGCGGCAGGTGTTATTCCAATCATTTTTGCTTCATCAGTTATTTTGTTCCCGGCTCAGATAAGTAACATGCTGGGTGCAACTAAATATGCAATTTTTACCAAGATACAATACTGGCTGTCACCAGGGCATACAGCATATATGATTATATACAGCTTGTTAATTATATTTTTCTGCTATTTTTATACGGCAATACAATTTAATCCCAATGATCTGGCCGAAAATTTGAAGAAATACGGTGGATTTATACCAGGGATACGGCCGGGTCAAAACACTGCGGATTATATTATGCATATTTTAAACAGGATTACTTTACCAGGTTCTATCTTTTTAGCATTGATAGCGATAGTTCCTGATTTTATTATACGTGTATGGCCTGAAGAGGTATCACCGGGAATGGCATACCTTTTTGGTGGTACATCATTACTGATTATAGTTGGTGTGGCACTGGATACATTGAAGCAGATAGAGTCACAACTTTTGATGAGACATTATGATGGCTTCTTTAAAAAAGGGCGTATAAAAGGTAGAAGATATTAAATTTAAAAGCTATATTTATTCTTTATACAATTATATTTTGAGGCGTTTTGGCTATATTTATTTACAGTGAAGAGGAGATTAAGCGGGTTGAGGATGCATGCAGGATAACTGCTGCTGTTCTGGATGAGATTGGAAAGCATGTTGTTGCAGGTATCAGCACTTTTGAGCTGGATAGGATTGCAAGGGATTTAATAAAAAACTTTAAGGCAATCCCTGCATTTTTAGGGTATAAGGGGTATCCAGCAGCTATCTGTACTTCAATTAATGAAGTTGTTGTCCATGGGATACCCAGTAAAGGGCAAATCTTAAAAAAAGGCGATATCGTTGGTATTGATATAGGCGTTCAGTATAATGGATATTTTGGTGATGCAGCAAAAACATTTGTTGTTGGTAAGGTAAACAATACCGTAAAAAAATTGCTTGAAGTTACAAGAGAAGCACTTGAACGTGGTATTTTACAGTGTAAAGATGGGAATCATCTGACTGATATATCGCATGCAATTGAATCACATGTAGTTCAGTATGGTTTTCAACCTGTTCATGAGTTTGTTGGCCATGGTATAGGAAGGAATTTACATGAAGAACCTTCTATACCCAACTTTGGCAAGCCTGGCAAAGGTCCTGTAATAAAAACAGGGATGATCTTTGCAATAGAGCCAATGATTAATGAAGGAACATATCAGGTTGAAATTTTGCAGGATGGATGGACAGCAGTAACAAAGGATAGAAAGTTTTCAGCACATTTTGAACATACTGTGGCTGTTGTTAATGGAAATCCAAAAATATTAACACACAATTAATTTTTTATTACAAGGAGTTAAAAACTGGATGGCCAAAGAAGAACCAATTGAAGTTGAAGGTGAAGTGGTTGAAGCACTTCCCAATGCCATGTTCAGGGTTAAATTGGATAATGGTCATGTGGTATTAGCTCACATATCAGGCAAAATGAGGATGCACTATATACGAATTTTACCCGGTGACAGAGTAACAGTTGAGCTGTCGCCGTATGATTTAAGCAGAGGAAGGATAACCTATCGGTCCAAATGATAGTTAATGTTTGAGGTATAGATATGAAAGTCAGAGTTTCAGTAAAAAAGATTTGCAGTGATTGTAAAGTTATAAAGCGTCATGGTGTTGTACGTGTGATTTGTAAAAATCCACGGCATAAACAACGACAGAAGAAAAGAACAGTGAAATAATGTGAGGTAGAGGTATATATGGCACGAATTGCAGGTGTTGATTTACCAAACAATAAGCGTGTTGAAGTTGCGCTTACCTATATTTTTGGTATTGGGCCTTCATCATCAAAGAAAATTTTACAGGATGCACAGGTTAATCCTGACACTCGCGTAAAAGACCTGACTGATGAAGAGATTAATCAGTTACGAAAGATCATTGAAAAAAGCTATAAGGTTGAAGGTGATTTGCGAACCCAGATAGCAATGGATATTAAAAGGCTTATGGATATTGGTTGCTATAGGGGTATACGACACAGGCGAGGATTGCCGGTGCGGGGACAGAATACCAAGAACAACGCGCGAACCCGCAAAGGAAACAGAAAAGTATCCGTTGGAAGCAAAAAGAAGAAATAGTAAGTCAATGATAGAGGTGTACAGTGAAGCAGAAACGAACTAAGAAGCAGGAAAAGAAGAATATACCAGTAGGTAAAGCGTTCATTCAGGCTACGTATAATAATACTATTATTACAATAACTGATATGCAGGGTAATGTTGTATCATGGGCAACAGCAGGCGGAGAAGGATTCCGTGGTTCAAGAAAATCCACACCGTTTGCAGCACAGATGGCTGCAAAAGCTGCTGCACAGAAAGCAATGGATAATGCAAACATGCGGACAGTTGAGGTATATGTAAAAGGTCCTGGTATTGGACGTGAAGCAGCAATCCGTTCATTATATCAGGCTGGTTTAAATATCTCAAAGATTAAAGATATTACACCCATACCACATAATGGGTGCCGACCACGCAAACGAAGAAGAGTATAATGTGAGGTTTTAGTTTATGGCAAAGTACACAGGGCCTTTATGTAAATTATGTAGACGAGAAATGACTCCTTTAATGCTTAAAGGGAGGCGTTGTTTAACCGATAAATGTGCCATCAAGCATAAAAAGTATCCTCCAGGACCTCCCCGAAAGAGGAGAACCAAATTATCTGACTATGGTGTACAGATGCGTGAAAAGCAGAAGATTAAGCGCAGCTATATGCTTTTAGAAAATCAGTTTAAGCGTACGTTTGATGAAGCTACACGCCTTAAAGGTGTTACCGGCGAGAATATGCTTGTTCTGCTGGAACGAAGGCTTGATAATGTTGTGTATAGATTGGGCTTTGCATCTTCCCGGTTACAGGCACGACAGTTTGTACAGCATGGGCATGTAACTATTAATGGCAAGCGTGTTGATATCCCTTCTTATCAGGTTAAGGTAAATGACATTGTTGAGATCAAGGAGGATTTTAAAACCAACACAATGCTGGAAGATGCTATCAAATTGTCAAAGGCAGTGGGATCAGTTCCTCAATGGCTGGAAGTTGACTATGACAAAAGAAGTGGTAAAATAATACGGTTACCTGAACGCAAAGATATTGAGCCGATATTTAATGAACAGGTGGTTGTTGAGTTATATTCTAAGTAAGTCATGTGGTTAAGTATGTGTTTATTTATTGGAGGTAATAATGTCCCATAAAAACCTATTGAAGGGTTTTCGAAGACCATCGAAAATTGTGTTTGAACATGATGAAGTTAATCAAAATTACGGAAGATTTATTGCTGAACCTTTTGAACGAGGATATGGTTTAACTATAGGGAATTCTTTACGACGAGTTTTATTATCATCGATTGAAGGTGCTGCTATTACTGCAGTAAAAATTCAGGGCGTGCCTCATGAATTTACTGCTATCGATGGTGTAGTAGAGGATGTAACCCGTATCATATTAAATTTAAAAAAACTACGGTTTAAGTACGATAGTGAGCTGCCAAAGGTACTGCATATAGTCAAAGATGGTGAAGCAGAGCTGACAGGTGCAGATTTTGCAATAGATAGTGATGTGGAAGTGATGAATCCTGAAACTCATATTGCAACTATTGAGCGTGGTGGCAGGATTGATATGGAAGTACAGATTGAACGTGGCAGAGGCTATTTACCTGGTGAAATTAGCAAGTCAAGTGTAGAAACCATTGGCGTTATACCTATTGATGCAATTTTTTCACCTATTCGAAAAGTTAATATAAAGGTAGAAGATACGCGAGTTGGACAACGAACTGACTATGATAAATTGATTATAGAAATATGGACAGATGGTTCGGTTAAGCCTGAAGATGCACTGGCGCAGGCAGCAAAGATTATAAAAGATCATATGACCATATTTATTAACTTTGAAGAAGAAGTTGAAGAAGAGGAAGTAGCTGTTGATGAAAGCCACGATAAGCTGAAAGTAATACTGGCTAAATCAATTGATGAGCTTGAATTTTCAGTCCGTGCATATAATACATTGAAGAGCTTAGAATTGAATACACTGGAAGATGTTGTACGGAAAACTGAAGATGAACTTAAAAAATCAAAACATTTCAGCGATCAGGTATTAGCTGAAATTAAAAAGAAATTAGAAGAGCATCATTTGAGCTTAGGAATAAAGGAATAAGAGGTAGTGACATTATGAGACACCGTAATAGTGTTAGAACATTAGGGCGCTCCCATGAGCATAGAAGAGCAATGTTTGCCAATATGGTGACATCGTTGTTTCAGCATGAAAGAATAATTACGACAAAGCAGAAGGGCAAAGAATTAAAACGGATTGCTGAGCGATTGATAACAAGGGCCAAGGAAAACTTAAGCCTTACGGAAAATGAAGGTGCACGGAAACTCCATAACAAGCGTGAAGTCATGCGCCTTATTAAGAATGAAGATGTTGTAAAGAAGCTTTTTGATGATATTGCACCACGCTTTGTGACACGCCCGGGTGGTTATACCCGTATGTACTTACTTGATAGGCGTGAAGGTGATGCTGCTCAGATGGCAATTGTAGAACTGGTAGTTAAGCCAGAAACAAAGAAAAAAGATAAAAAAGAAGATAAAAAAGATGAAAATAGCAAAAAAACCACAGCATAAGCTGTGGTTTTTAATGTGATATTTATTTTAGTTTTTTCTCCAGGCGAGCTTTCTCAATTGAATGTACTAAGCTCATATTGTCATTAGCATCAACTTTAAATTCCTCGGGTATACGGTCATCATAAATAGGATCCAGCTTATTGCTTTCAAGGCCGTATTTACGCTGTATGGTGTCTAATTGATGTACTTTAACCATTTTGTGAATTTCAATCCCATATTGTTTTGCAAGACGACAAAAATCAATAACTGCAAGATATTGTTTTATGATAAATTCAAGCTCATCGTGCTTGATATTTTTTTTGCTTTTTAAGTATATTATATCCTGATTATTATAGATGTTTTTTGCTTCCTGAAGTTTTTTATAGCCATTTTTGAGATAGCGTTCAATTGTTTCCCTGTCAAAAAAAAGGTGGTATTCTTCAGGGTTATATGGTTTAATTTCTTCAACAGGATTATAGGGTTTTTGAAAATATTTTTTTAAGGTACTGTTTTTGTCATACTTTATCATAATGTCAAAGGATTGCTTTGAGGTTGAGTCCAGAATCTGCTGAGCCCTGTTAATATACAGGGTGGCAAGTGCATCGGTGAGAGTAACCAGTTCCTGTTTTACCTTATAATACTTCTGGTGTGAGCTGTCAAAATTTTGCCCGTAATATTCTTCAGAAGCATTTTGAAAAAGCGTTTGTATTTCCTGATACTTGTTTTTTGTAGTCTCATCACCAAAGTTTTCAACCATGATGCGAATCTGCCGCAGCAGTGAAAGAGTAAGGAAATAGTCATTCTGTGCTTTCACGGCAGTAGAAACAGCAAATGATGAAGCCGTGATGATAAGCACTATAATTGTGGAACACAGTATAATTAGATGCTTATGCATATCATTAACCTTCATATGATAGTCTTTTTTATTGTATCGGTAACATATGAAAACTGCTTTATGTATATTTTTATAATAGTAAATGATTTGTTTATCAGTTACTATCGCCAAAAATTTTAAGCGATAATAATTAATAAAGTAAATATTTGATTGCAAAGATACAGGTGATACTGTTACATGAAAACAATAACTGTATTTTTGTTGTGGGGATGAACGTATGGAAAATGAGGATACCAAAAAGAAGATATCATTCAGGCAGAAAAATCCCACCATATGTCCGGTATGTGGGTATGAATTTTATCGCGAGGAGATGCTGACGGGTGGTGGCAGGCTTATAGCGGGCAAATTAACCGATGAATTGCGCAGAACCTATGAAAAAAATGAAAAATGGGGAGTGATATATCCGCTTGCATACGTGGTAACGGTTTGCCCGAGGTGTCTGTATGCAGCGTATCCAAAGGATTTTCCAACACTACAGGCTGATGAAATGCAGAAGATAAACGCAACTACCAATGCACGAAAACAGTCCATTGATAAGTTTTTTGGCGGGCTTGATTTTAATCAGGATAGGGGATTGTATCATGGGGCTGCATCGTATTTGCTGGCAATGGATTGCTATTCGTTCAGGAATAAAAATGTGGCGCCGACGTTTAAAATGGCTGTCAGTGCTATACGGGCAGCATGGCTTTTTGGGGATCTGGCTAAGTTAGAGCCGGATAAGCCGTATAAAAAGATTTCGGACTTTTTTTACAAAAAGGCGTATGATTATTATTTTAAGGTGGTTGACATCATTCAAACTGGTGCTGAACCTGCTGATGCAGCAGGCAACATGGGGCCGGATATTGATAAAAATTGGGGTTATGATGGCATACTGTATATGTGTGCAATACTTACGTTGAAGGTGGGTGCAAAAGAACCTGATATAAATAAGCGGATTGAAAATTTTGAGCGCACAAAGCGCTATTTAAGCAAACTGTTTGGCAGCGGTAAGGCGTCAAAAAGTAAGCCGGGCCCGCTTCTTGACATGACCCGTGATTTATATGACAAGATGAACGAGATGCTTGACCAATGGAAAGTCGGGGAACAAGAGTGAGGTATGCGCTTATTGTACAGTATGATGGTACTGCCTACAGTGGTTTTCAAATACAGGACAATGCCAATTCCATTCAACATGAAATAGAAAAAGCATTGAAAATTTTTACACGCCAGAATGTACGGATTGTTGCAGCAGGAAGGACTGATGCTGGCGTTCATGCATTGGGGCAGGTTGTACACTTTGATCTTGATACTCACGTGCCTGCTGACAGGTTATGCATAAGCCTTAATGGGATATTGCCGGCTGATATTGCAGTAAAGAAGGCGTTTGTAGTTGATAACCTTTTCCATGCACGTTACAGTGCCATTGCGCGAGAATATCTGTATGTCATTTATAATCATCCGTACAAAAGCCCGTTTATGCGCTATCGTGCAATGTGGGTGCGTGAACCTATTGATATTGAGTTTTGCCGTAAGGCTGCAACATACTGTATAGGTGAAAAGGATTTTGCTTCATTCTGTAAAAAAACATCAGCCGAAGAAAGCACTGTGCGGTATATAGAATATATTACTGTAGAACGTATGTTTGATGATGTAGTGGTTTTTACTATCAAGGGCAATGCCTTTTTACATAATATGGTACGGATTATTGTAGGGACCATACTGTACCTGCAACACAAGGGCAAAAGCCCGGAAACAATGAAAGATATTATTGAAAGCTGCGATAGAAACTGCAGTGGACCAACTGCACCTGCATATGGATTATATTTTAAAAAGGTGTATTATTCAGAAGCGTACAATTTTTTAAACGTGTAACAAAAATAATTACATTGGTTCGTATTAGATATGAGCATTTGCCAGGTACTCTATACTGATGCTATAAAAAATAATAATTGACACATTACTACACAAAAACAATGGTAATTGAAAAAAAGAAGGATGAATACCGTGAAGTTGAAACTATATTATGCCTTCATTGCCTGTATCATGCTTTGTGTGTGCACAGATGTTTTTGCGCAGCGTAAAAAGGCTGATTATTTTTTAAAACCACAATTGGGGATATGGTTTGGTCCTGTAACACCGGTTTTTTCCACGGGTGATGATGTTGATACTGCACTGTGGGGTGGTGGATTTTTACGCTTTAATGTATTCTCACTTCCATTGAAAGTTGGTTTTGATTCTTCGTATGAGCATTTTAAATCTGAAGGTGTCAAGGAGCTTACGGTAATACCGGTATATGGCAATATATTGTGGCGACTGCCCATTGATATGCCTATTGCCTTTCAGCTTAAAGCAGGAGCAGGTAGTGCTAAGGTAACCATACAACCTGAAAATGCAAGCCAGTGGGATCCGTTAGGGATGCTTGGATTTGAACTGTCGTTTCCTGCGGGCAAATGGATTAATATAGGCCTGCGCATTGATTATCTTTTTATATATGAAGGTTACATTGAAGGTGCACGCAAAAACGGGCATATCATTAATACTGGTTTAACACTTTATCTGAATATTGGGATATAAATGAGTATGAAGAAATGGTTTTATTACATAGCATTTTTTATGGCGATAGTTCTTGTGAATGGTTGCACCGGCAACAAGCCACTGTTTGATGAATTATCCGGAAGCCGACTGACGGTGTTGTTAAAGGGAACATTTGAATCAACAAGCGATAGTAACTGTGTAAAAAGCTGGGATACTACTCTTCCTGGAACAAAAATTGATAATTCCGTCAATGATTTTATAACCGATAGCCAGGAAAGCTTTCCCACTACATTTATGGTAGATATTGCCGAGATGCGACTTGATGATGACAAAGTGGCAAATTACCGACAGGTGTTTACCGCCAGCGTGGATGACAGTGACCCGTTTTTTAACGGGCAGGGTGTGCGCCTGAAATGTGATGATGTAAAGCCTGGCAAAAGGTATAATTCAGTAAAATTATATATACGAAAGCTTGTCTTTGATAATGCAACGCAGTGGCATATTGATGCAAGTAATACAGTAGTGCAGGATGATGCTCCTGAAGTAATATTCCATGAAAAAACAGTGAAAGGCTTTGATTTTAACCAGCTTATGGTTAATACCTACTATGATTATTTAAAAGAAAATTATCAGGATATTATACGGGTATTTCCGCTGGTTATCCCCATTGATGGTGGACTTGTAGTAAATGAGGATGAAGAGGTGGTGCTTGAAATACGGCTGGTAATTAAAAATTTTATCAAGCTATACGAATATGATTTTACCAATGATGACGGATATGGAGCAGCATACCATTACTGGGCACCAAGTGATTGGTTAAGAGACGTACAACCGGATGATGTATATATTGGGGGCAATCTATTGGGTGTGGCACGGGTATACCGCAAAGATAAAGTGGCAACGGTAAGTGGGAATACTGGTGGAAATAGTGGCTATGTGATTGCCATACCTGCAAATGATGTTTATGGCAATCCGCAAACAATTGCTGATTATTTTCTTGATGATGACAATGCAGCATGGACACGGCCCACAGTTTATCCACCTGCAACACCTTCGGTGAAAGTTGGAACCGTTGAAGGCTTGTTAGATTACTATTTGCGCTATGAGCAGTATAAAATTGAATATAATACATTTGTTGATGCAGTAAATGATGGCAGTTATGAAACTTTATGGAATAATTATAATGATTATAAATGGTCACTGCTTCTCCCACCACTGGTGGCACACACAGGCACCGGGAATAATTATATTTTAACAAATGTGCCATATGGCGAGTATTTGTTTTATTTTGTGGCAGACCAAAATATTCCATATACAGGGGAAAATAATCCTTATGGCAATATGCCACAGGAGTTAGATGATTTAGATTCTATAGGTAACCTTATTGTTAATGGGGATCTTACAAACATTAATTTCTAATTATTATATATAATCATATGTTTGATATGTTCAAGGCAATACCGTTTATAAACTTCACTTAATGCCTGTTGCTATCCTGAATTGTCAAAAAAATAACATACAATAATTTTTTTCAACTTTTGGATATCTTAAATAGGTTGCATAATTTAAAATCATCATTCTGATTCACAACAAAGTCAGAACTTGCAACTTTGGGATTGCTTCGTCGCTGGGGCTCCTCGCAATGACGGGGAAAGGGATTGCCACGCACCTGCGGTGCTCGCAATGACGGAAGGGTAAGAGTCATTGCGAGTATAGCGCTTGTCCTGAGTGCTTCGACGAGCTCAGCAACCACTTGTCGAAGGGAAGCAATCCCAGTGCCACGAAAGGAGAGATTGCTTCGTCGCTGGGGCTCCTTGCAATAACGGGGAAAGAGATTGCCACGCACCTGTGGTACTCGCAATGACGGGAGGGTAAGAGTCATTGCGAGTATAGCGCTTGTCCTGAGTGCTTCGACATGCTCAGCAACCACTTGTCGAAGGGAAGCAATCCCAGTGCCACGAAAGGAGAGATTGCTTCGTCGCTGGGGCTCCTTGCAATGACGGGAGGGGTAAAAGTCATTGCAAGCCATAGGCGAAGCAGTCTTGCTGGTTTATTATACAAGACTGTCACACGTGGATAGACACAATATAAGACTTTAAAAATTAGAACAGTGCATTGGCATAAAGGGTTACAGTTAAATGTAACTGTCAAATTAACCACAGGGTAGTTGCAACACAATAAAAATGCAATACAATATTTTTTGTTGTTAATCTTTTACGCTGTTTGGATAGTTGTAATTTTTAGAAGAGCAATGACATACGCATATTCCATACTATAACCCCTTTTTTTATCATGATAAAGATAAAGAATAACTTGTTACCTATCTATTTTATGTGGCAAAAGTGCGTAGTAATTTTCTTCACCGGTGGCATATGATAGTCGACTCAATAGATGACATAAGTATTTTAGATAATA
It encodes the following:
- a CDS encoding DNA-directed RNA polymerase subunit alpha; the encoded protein is MSHKNLLKGFRRPSKIVFEHDEVNQNYGRFIAEPFERGYGLTIGNSLRRVLLSSIEGAAITAVKIQGVPHEFTAIDGVVEDVTRIILNLKKLRFKYDSELPKVLHIVKDGEAELTGADFAIDSDVEVMNPETHIATIERGGRIDMEVQIERGRGYLPGEISKSSVETIGVIPIDAIFSPIRKVNIKVEDTRVGQRTDYDKLIIEIWTDGSVKPEDALAQAAKIIKDHMTIFINFEEEVEEEEVAVDESHDKLKVILAKSIDELEFSVRAYNTLKSLELNTLEDVVRKTEDELKKSKHFSDQVLAEIKKKLEEHHLSLGIKE
- the rplQ gene encoding 50S ribosomal protein L17; its protein translation is MRHRNSVRTLGRSHEHRRAMFANMVTSLFQHERIITTKQKGKELKRIAERLITRAKENLSLTENEGARKLHNKREVMRLIKNEDVVKKLFDDIAPRFVTRPGGYTRMYLLDRREGDAAQMAIVELVVKPETKKKDKKEDKKDENSKKTTA
- a CDS encoding DUF2225 domain-containing protein, giving the protein MENEDTKKKISFRQKNPTICPVCGYEFYREEMLTGGGRLIAGKLTDELRRTYEKNEKWGVIYPLAYVVTVCPRCLYAAYPKDFPTLQADEMQKINATTNARKQSIDKFFGGLDFNQDRGLYHGAASYLLAMDCYSFRNKNVAPTFKMAVSAIRAAWLFGDLAKLEPDKPYKKISDFFYKKAYDYYFKVVDIIQTGAEPADAAGNMGPDIDKNWGYDGILYMCAILTLKVGAKEPDINKRIENFERTKRYLSKLFGSGKASKSKPGPLLDMTRDLYDKMNEMLDQWKVGEQE
- the truA gene encoding tRNA pseudouridine(38-40) synthase TruA, translating into MESRGTRVRYALIVQYDGTAYSGFQIQDNANSIQHEIEKALKIFTRQNVRIVAAGRTDAGVHALGQVVHFDLDTHVPADRLCISLNGILPADIAVKKAFVVDNLFHARYSAIAREYLYVIYNHPYKSPFMRYRAMWVREPIDIEFCRKAATYCIGEKDFASFCKKTSAEESTVRYIEYITVERMFDDVVVFTIKGNAFLHNMVRIIVGTILYLQHKGKSPETMKDIIESCDRNCSGPTAPAYGLYFKKVYYSEAYNFLNV